From the genome of Pelobacter propionicus DSM 2379, one region includes:
- a CDS encoding TIGR01212 family radical SAM protein (This family includes YhcC from E. coli K-12, an uncharacterized radical SAM protein.) has protein sequence MSNPKRYNPFSAELKRVFGCKVQRISLDAGFSCPNRDGTLDHAGCIFCGGQGSGSHGILRDLGIVAQLEDGKEVMRRKYRASKFLAYFQAYSNTYAPVERLGLLFGQALLTPDVVGMIVATRPDCLPPDVLDYLWKLSQQTYFWLELGLQSIHDTSLAYINRRHDYACFLRAVEECRSRSLRVCAHVILGLPGESRDDMLAMAGELNRLGLAGVKLHLLHVMKGTRLAEMHARGEVPLMDRDEYVGLVCDFLELLDPAILIHRLTGDGGRDNLVAPLWSLKKFEVLNLIDAELERRGSCQGSRRAG, from the coding sequence ATGTCAAACCCCAAACGCTACAACCCTTTTTCCGCCGAGCTGAAGCGCGTCTTCGGCTGCAAGGTGCAGCGCATCTCCCTGGATGCCGGTTTTTCCTGTCCCAATCGCGATGGCACCCTTGACCATGCCGGCTGTATCTTCTGCGGCGGACAGGGGTCCGGCTCCCACGGTATCCTCCGCGATCTTGGTATCGTCGCCCAGCTGGAGGACGGCAAGGAGGTCATGCGCCGCAAGTACCGGGCCTCCAAGTTCCTGGCCTATTTCCAGGCCTACTCCAATACCTATGCTCCCGTGGAGCGGCTGGGCCTGCTGTTCGGCCAAGCCCTGCTGACGCCGGACGTTGTCGGCATGATCGTGGCCACGCGGCCGGACTGCCTCCCGCCGGATGTCCTTGATTACCTCTGGAAACTCTCACAGCAGACCTATTTCTGGCTGGAGCTGGGGTTGCAGTCAATCCACGACACAAGCCTGGCCTATATCAATCGCCGCCACGATTACGCCTGTTTTCTGCGGGCGGTGGAAGAGTGCCGCTCCCGCAGCCTGCGGGTCTGCGCCCATGTCATCCTGGGACTGCCGGGCGAGAGCCGCGACGACATGCTGGCCATGGCCGGCGAACTGAACCGGCTCGGCCTGGCCGGCGTCAAGCTGCATCTGCTGCATGTCATGAAGGGGACGCGGCTGGCGGAGATGCATGCCCGAGGGGAGGTGCCTCTGATGGATAGGGATGAGTACGTGGGGCTGGTGTGCGATTTTCTGGAACTGCTCGATCCGGCCATCCTGATCCACCGCCTGACCGGTGACGGCGGGCGCGACAACCTGGTGGCGCCGCTCTGGTCGCTGAAGAAGTTCGAGGTGCTCAACCTGATCGACGCCGAGCTGGAACGGCGCGGGAGTTGTCAGGGGAGCCGCCGCGCTGGCTGA
- a CDS encoding acetate kinase, with translation MIIMALNCGSSSVKYQLYDWSRKEVVAKGIVERVTIGDSFIVHEVPGRDAFKEEQNCPTHQAAIDLIIRTVTDPKRGVIKDVSEIAAVGHRIVHGGEKFTRSVVIDDQVLEAVKECQHLAPLHNPPNIEGVLAARALLPTVPQIAVFDTAFHQTMPEYAYIYPVPYEWYQKHQVRRYGFHGTSHLYVAKRAAALLGKKPADTNLVTLHIGNGVSHCAIKNGISIDTSMGLTPLEGAIMGTRCGDIDPAIPLFMMHKEGLSVKDIDTILNKKSGILGITGRFSDRRDVARHAEAGDERCKLAMRIEVFRIKKYIGAYMAIVGKLDAVVFTAGVGEMSVKVREMVLEGMEHLGLILDRERNNSAMTRKKETLITTDDSPVKAFVIPTDEELVLTEDVAAILNGTYADHMNFEYAFSRPDFVRT, from the coding sequence ATGATCATCATGGCATTGAACTGCGGCAGTTCGTCGGTCAAGTACCAGCTCTATGACTGGAGTCGTAAAGAAGTGGTGGCCAAGGGCATTGTCGAGCGGGTCACCATCGGTGATTCGTTTATCGTGCATGAGGTCCCTGGTAGGGACGCTTTTAAGGAGGAGCAGAACTGTCCCACCCACCAGGCTGCCATCGATCTGATCATCAGGACGGTCACCGACCCGAAGCGGGGCGTTATCAAGGATGTCTCCGAAATCGCCGCCGTGGGTCACCGCATTGTGCATGGTGGAGAGAAGTTTACCCGTTCGGTGGTCATCGACGATCAGGTTCTGGAGGCGGTCAAGGAGTGCCAGCACCTGGCGCCGCTGCACAACCCGCCCAACATCGAGGGGGTCCTGGCTGCGCGGGCCCTCCTGCCCACTGTTCCGCAGATTGCTGTCTTCGACACCGCCTTTCACCAGACCATGCCGGAATATGCCTACATCTACCCGGTTCCCTACGAGTGGTACCAGAAGCACCAGGTGCGGCGCTACGGCTTCCACGGCACCTCCCACCTGTACGTCGCCAAGCGCGCGGCGGCGCTGCTGGGCAAGAAACCGGCCGACACCAACCTGGTCACCCTGCACATCGGCAACGGCGTCTCCCACTGCGCCATCAAGAACGGCATCTCCATCGACACCTCCATGGGGCTCACCCCGCTGGAAGGGGCCATCATGGGCACTCGCTGCGGCGACATCGACCCGGCCATCCCGCTGTTCATGATGCATAAGGAGGGTTTGAGCGTCAAGGATATCGACACCATCCTGAACAAGAAGAGCGGCATCTTGGGCATAACCGGCCGTTTCTCCGACCGCCGCGACGTGGCCCGGCATGCCGAGGCCGGCGACGAGCGCTGCAAGCTGGCCATGAGGATCGAGGTATTCCGCATCAAAAAGTACATCGGCGCCTACATGGCCATCGTGGGCAAACTGGACGCCGTCGTCTTCACCGCCGGAGTGGGCGAGATGAGCGTCAAGGTCCGCGAGATGGTTCTGGAAGGGATGGAACATCTGGGGCTGATCCTGGACAGGGAGCGTAACAATAGCGCCATGACCCGTAAGAAGGAGACACTGATCACCACCGACGACTCCCCGGTCAAGGCCTTCGTCATCCCCACCGACGAGGAGCTGGTCCTGACCGAGGATGTGGCTGCCATCCTGAACGGCACCTACGCCGACCACATGAACTTCGAGTACGCCTTCTCCCGGCCGGATTTCGTGCGCACATAG